From Rissa tridactyla isolate bRisTri1 chromosome 7, bRisTri1.patW.cur.20221130, whole genome shotgun sequence, a single genomic window includes:
- the LOC128913161 gene encoding putative methyltransferase DDB_G0268948 gives MATQMFEGRGHAAIYQKYRFAPGKELQQTILSYLQEKRVSPAELVVDVGCGSGQGTRFLAEHFKKVVGTDISEAQIQEARDAPSPPNVSYLVCPAEELPLEDASVDLLASFTAAHWFDTEKFMREANRVVKPGGCVAISTYTLDMSVRYGNCSEKLTEVFRESWDQLLKYSHERVKHVLENYREIFEALPFPDKKRITDIFDKIPMTVAGVVGYLESVSPYQAFMKNDPEAAKSLLQETEKRMLDTMGVSSRETPVEFWVRHVCVLGCKGR, from the exons ATGGCCACCCAGATGTTCGAGGGGAGAGGGCACGCAGCCATCTACCAGAAATACAGGTTTGCGCCAGGCAAAGAGCTGCAGCAAACCATCCTCTCCTACCTGCAGGAGAAG agaGTAAGCCCTGCTGAGCTGGTGGTGGATGTTGGCTGCGGATCCGGACAAGGCACCCGCTTCCTTGCAGAGCACTTCAAGAAGGTGGTGGGGACAGACATCAGTGAAGCACAGATCCAGGAGGCCAGGgatgccccctccccacccaacgTCTCCTACCT cGTGTGCCCTGCGGAGGAGCTGCCGTTGGAGGATGCCTCTGTGGACCTCCTGGCTTCCTTTACGGCCGCGCACTGGTTCGATACCGAGAAGTTCATGAGAGAAGCAAACCGGGTGGTGAAGCCGGGTGGCTGTGTGGCCATCAGCACCTACACCCTGGACATGAGTGTGCGCTACGGAAACTGCTCTGAAAAGCTGACCGAAGTCTTCAGAGAG TCCTGGGACCAGCTTTTAAAATACTCGCATGAAAGAGTAAAACATGTCTTGGAAAACTACAGAGAGATCTTTGAGGCCTTGCCATTTCCAGACAAGAAGAG AATCACCGATATCTTTGACAAAATCCCCATGACTGTTGCTGGTGTGGTGGGTTACTTGGAGTCTGTCTCTCCATATCAAGCCTTTATGAAGAATGATCCTGAAGCTGCAAAATCCCTCCTCCAAGAGACTGAAAAGAG GATGCTGGACACGATGGGAGTTTCTTCTCGTGAAACCCCAGTGGAGTTCTGGGTGAGGCATGTCTGCGTGCTGGGGTGCAAGGGACGGTGA
- the LOC128912873 gene encoding interferon lambda-3-like yields MLLLGFIPLLAVLTAGSFGAAFPQHALRKGCSLFKYKFLVPHETKAMQKMKQHFEDIMLLSDRKCNARLFHRKWNPAELSVPNRMMLVEAELDLVIAMLELPTDPSFTKTRQRPLAFLSQAREDLRGCMATGAPSHQPSGKLRHWLQKLQTAKETETTSCLEASAIIHIFQVLDDLRCAAFQEQCI; encoded by the exons ATGCTGCTCCTCGGCTTCATCCCACTCCTCGCAGTACTGACGGCGGGCAGCTTCGGGGCTGCCTTCCCCCAGCACGCCCTGAGGAAGGGCTGCAGCCTCTTCAAGTACAAGTTCCTCGTGCCCCACGAGACGAAGGCCATGCAGAAGATGAAGCAGCACTTT gaggacatCATGCTGCTGTCAGACCGCAAATGCAACGCCAGGCTCTTCCATCGTAAATGGAACCCAGCGGAGCTGTCG GTGCCCAACCGCATGATGCTGGTGGAAGCCGAGCTGGACCTCGTCATCGCCATGCTGGAGCTCCCCACCGACCCCAGTTTCACCAAGACGCGTCAGCGGCCCCTGGCCTTCCTCTCCCAAGCCCGGGAGGACCTGCGAGGCTGC ATGGCCACGGGGGCTCCTTCGCATCAGCCCTccgggaaactgaggcactggctgcagaagctgcagaCGGCCAAGGAAACG GAGACCACCAGCTGCCTGGAGGCCTCTGCCATCATCCACATCTTCCAAGTGCTGGACGACCTGCGGTGCGCAGCCTTCCAGGAGCAATGCATTTAG